In one Poecilia reticulata strain Guanapo linkage group LG8, Guppy_female_1.0+MT, whole genome shotgun sequence genomic region, the following are encoded:
- the lgals2a gene encoding lectin, galactoside-binding, soluble, 2a, translating into MGKGMIIKDMSFKVGQTLTIVGVAKPDATNFAVNIGPDEQDITMHINPRFNAHGDENAVVCNSYEGGNWCEEVREGGFPFQQGEEFKIVIEFTPAEFVVTLSDGSTIHFANRIGAEKYSVISFEGEARVQSVEIK; encoded by the exons ATGGGGAAA GGCATGATCATCAAGGACATGTCCTTCAAAGTCGGACAAACCCTGACTATCGTTGGAGTGGCAAAACCTGATGCTACAAA CTTTGCGGTCAACATTGGGCCTGACGAGCAGGACATCACGATGCACATCAACCCTCGTTTTAACGCCCACGGAGACGAGAACGCAGTCGTCTGCAACTCCTACGAAGGAGGCAACTGGTGTGAGGAGGTCCGTGAGGGAGGCTTTCCTTTCCAGCAAGGAGAAGAGTTCAAG ATCGTCATTGAATTCACTCCCGCTGAGTTTGTCGTGACCTTATCAGACGGCTCCACAATCCACTTTGCCAACCGCATAGGCGCGGAGAAGTACTCGGTCATCAGCTTTGAAGGAGAGGCTCGCGTACAGAGCGTCGAAATCAAGTAA